The following proteins are co-located in the Pseudomonas synxantha genome:
- a CDS encoding aspartate aminotransferase family protein — MTAACLMSTYQPLALSFSRGLGTRLWDQQGREYLDAVAGVAVTNVGHSHPRLVAAISEQAGLLLHTSNLYSIDWQQRLALRLAQLSGLDRAFFNNSGAEANETALKLARLHGWKKGIEQPLVVVMENAFHGRTLGTMAASDGPSVRLGFQRLPGDFIKVGFGDMAALEAVTRQYGTRIAAVLLEPIQGESGVLVAPPGYLKALRDHCTRNGWLMMLDEIQTGIGRTGAWFAFQHEGIVPDVMTLAKGLGNGVPIGACLARAAVAELFTPGSHGSTFGGNPLACRVGCTVLEIIEQQGLLQNAAHQGEYLLARLHMELDEHPQVRAIRGKGLMIGIELAGPYRDLAQRAAQEHGLLINVTRGKIIRLLPPLTLQRQEVEMIVRAITRLLG, encoded by the coding sequence ATGACCGCCGCCTGCCTGATGAGCACCTATCAACCCTTGGCCCTGAGCTTCAGTCGTGGCCTGGGCACGCGCTTGTGGGACCAGCAAGGCCGTGAATACCTGGATGCAGTTGCCGGCGTGGCAGTGACCAATGTCGGTCATTCCCATCCCAGGCTGGTAGCGGCCATCAGTGAACAGGCCGGCCTGCTGCTGCACACGTCCAACCTCTACAGCATCGACTGGCAACAACGGCTTGCCCTGCGCCTGGCCCAACTGTCCGGGCTGGACCGTGCGTTTTTCAACAACTCCGGCGCCGAGGCCAACGAGACGGCGCTGAAGCTGGCGCGCTTGCATGGCTGGAAAAAAGGCATTGAACAGCCGCTGGTGGTGGTGATGGAGAACGCCTTTCACGGCCGCACGCTTGGCACCATGGCCGCCAGCGACGGGCCGTCGGTGCGCCTGGGGTTTCAGCGCCTGCCCGGAGACTTCATTAAGGTTGGCTTTGGCGATATGGCCGCCTTGGAGGCGGTTACCCGGCAATACGGCACGCGCATCGCGGCGGTGCTGCTCGAGCCGATCCAGGGTGAAAGTGGTGTGCTGGTGGCCCCACCGGGTTACCTCAAAGCCCTGCGCGACCACTGCACGCGCAACGGCTGGTTGATGATGCTCGACGAAATCCAGACCGGCATCGGGCGCACCGGCGCCTGGTTTGCCTTCCAGCACGAAGGCATCGTGCCGGATGTGATGACCCTGGCCAAAGGCCTCGGCAATGGCGTGCCCATCGGCGCCTGCCTGGCTCGGGCCGCCGTTGCCGAGCTGTTCACGCCAGGCAGCCATGGCAGTACCTTTGGCGGCAACCCACTGGCCTGTCGCGTGGGCTGTACCGTGCTGGAGATTATTGAACAGCAAGGTTTGCTACAGAACGCGGCACACCAGGGTGAATACCTGCTGGCGCGGTTGCACATGGAATTGGACGAGCACCCGCAGGTACGGGCGATTCGCGGCAAGGGCTTGATGATCGGGATCGAACTGGCCGGCCCTTACCGCGACCTGGCGCAACGTGCCGCCCAGGAGCATGGGTTGTTGATTAACGTCACGCGGGGCAAGATTATTCGCCTGTTGCCGCCGCTGACTTTGCAGCGCCAGGAAGTAGAAATGATTGTGCGGGCCATCACCCGCTTATTGGGTTGA
- the punC gene encoding purine nucleoside transporter PunC, whose translation MKNSFGFTWYLAGLSMLGYLAMDMYLPAFGAMGEQLQIGAGAVGASLSIFLAGFAVGQLVWGPLSDRLGRKPILLTGLSLFVLGCLGMFWVETAPQLLALRFIQAIGVCAAAVSWQALVIDRYPADKAHRVFASIMPLMSLSPALAPLLGALVLNHFGWQAIFGVLLVVSLLLLLPTLFLRSLPKRLEQEGAPTRLGYGQLLTSKVFTGNVMIFAACSASFFAWLTASPFILGGMGYSPNDIGLSYVLPTLAFLVGGYSCRSALQHLSGKALLPWLLAAYCLSMVALYLVATLSVPTLTTLLIPFCLMALCNGASYPIVVANALMPFAENSGKAAALQNTLQLGLCFLASLLVSSMIEQPLMITVIVMLATAPLAVLGYWLARPKADCSELATDLK comes from the coding sequence ATGAAAAATTCTTTTGGTTTTACCTGGTATCTGGCGGGGCTGAGCATGCTCGGCTATCTCGCCATGGACATGTACTTGCCGGCGTTTGGCGCCATGGGCGAGCAGTTACAGATTGGCGCCGGCGCGGTGGGTGCCAGCTTGAGCATTTTCCTCGCCGGCTTTGCGGTGGGGCAGTTGGTGTGGGGGCCGTTGTCGGACCGCCTTGGGCGCAAGCCGATCCTGCTCACTGGCCTGAGCCTGTTTGTGCTCGGGTGCCTGGGTATGTTCTGGGTCGAGACCGCGCCGCAACTGCTGGCCCTGCGCTTTATCCAGGCGATTGGCGTATGTGCTGCCGCCGTAAGCTGGCAGGCCTTGGTGATCGATCGCTACCCGGCCGACAAGGCCCACCGCGTATTCGCCAGCATCATGCCATTGATGTCGCTGTCACCGGCCCTGGCGCCCCTGTTAGGCGCCTTGGTGTTGAATCACTTTGGCTGGCAGGCGATCTTCGGCGTGTTGCTGGTGGTGTCGCTGTTGCTGCTGTTGCCGACGCTGTTCCTGCGCAGCCTGCCCAAGCGTCTTGAGCAGGAGGGTGCCCCCACGCGCCTCGGTTATGGGCAGTTGCTCACCTCTAAAGTGTTTACCGGCAATGTGATGATCTTCGCTGCCTGCTCAGCCAGCTTCTTCGCCTGGCTTACGGCCTCGCCGTTCATCCTGGGGGGCATGGGCTACAGCCCGAATGACATCGGCCTCAGCTACGTGTTGCCGACCCTGGCGTTTCTCGTTGGTGGCTATAGTTGCCGTAGCGCCCTGCAACACCTGTCGGGCAAAGCCCTGTTGCCGTGGCTGCTGGCTGCGTATTGCTTGAGCATGGTGGCGTTGTACCTGGTCGCCACCCTGAGCGTGCCGACCTTGACCACCTTGCTGATCCCGTTCTGCCTGATGGCGCTGTGCAACGGCGCCAGCTACCCGATTGTGGTGGCGAATGCGCTGATGCCGTTTGCAGAAAACTCCGGCAAGGCAGCGGCACTGCAAAACACCCTGCAACTGGGACTGTGCTTCCTGGCCAGCTTGTTGGTGTCGTCGATGATCGAGCAACCGCTGATGATTACGGTGATTGTTATGTTGGCGACGGCGCCGTTGGCGGTGTTGGGGTATTGGCTGGCGCGGCCGAAAGCAGATTGCTCCGAGCTGGCAACTGATCTGAAGTGA
- a CDS encoding LysR family transcriptional regulator, which produces MDLFQAMSVYVKVVETGSMTAAAHECGMSTTMVGNHLRALEQRLGVSLLKRTTRKQNLTEFGAQYYQRCLEVLGLVADSELMAEQIHSDTPKGSLRITAPPVFGTERLVPALSEFSQRYPLIDLYVVLSNERMDLVDSGFDVAIRLGELATSSVIARPMQPYTLTLCASPAYLARRGTPQTPDDLQQHDCLAFAYPANDNWRDTDKLWRMTGDEGQVEVPVGGSLTINSSQGLRQAAINGMGIIMLADALVQPDLENGKLVALLTTYKLPSRPMHLLYRQDRYRLPKLRAFVDFAMEKWAP; this is translated from the coding sequence ATGGACTTGTTCCAGGCAATGTCGGTGTACGTGAAAGTCGTCGAGACTGGCAGCATGACCGCCGCCGCCCACGAATGCGGGATGTCGACCACCATGGTGGGCAACCATTTGCGTGCCCTGGAGCAACGGCTGGGCGTCAGCCTGCTCAAACGCACTACGCGTAAACAGAACCTTACGGAATTTGGCGCGCAGTATTATCAGCGCTGCCTGGAGGTATTGGGGCTGGTGGCCGATTCCGAGCTAATGGCCGAACAGATCCACAGCGACACCCCCAAAGGCAGCCTGCGTATCACTGCGCCGCCCGTGTTCGGCACCGAACGCCTGGTGCCGGCCCTAAGCGAGTTTTCCCAGCGCTACCCGCTTATCGACCTGTACGTGGTGCTGAGCAATGAGCGGATGGACCTCGTAGACAGCGGCTTCGACGTGGCGATCCGCCTGGGCGAACTGGCAACATCCAGCGTGATCGCCAGGCCCATGCAGCCCTACACCCTCACGCTGTGCGCGTCACCTGCGTACCTGGCGCGACGGGGTACGCCGCAGACGCCAGATGACCTGCAGCAGCACGATTGCCTCGCGTTCGCCTACCCCGCGAATGACAACTGGCGCGACACCGATAAACTCTGGCGCATGACCGGGGATGAAGGCCAGGTGGAAGTCCCGGTTGGCGGCTCATTGACCATCAACAGCTCGCAAGGCTTGCGCCAGGCGGCCATCAACGGCATGGGCATCATCATGCTGGCCGATGCCCTGGTGCAACCGGACCTGGAGAACGGCAAGCTGGTGGCCTTGCTAACCACCTATAAACTACCCAGCCGCCCCATGCACCTGCTGTATCGCCAGGACCGCTATCGCCTGCCCAAGCTGCGGGCGTTCGTCGACTTCGCCATGGAGAAATGGGCGCCCTAG
- the punR gene encoding DNA-binding transcriptional activator PunR, producing the protein MWSEYSLDVVDAVARHGSFSAAAQELHRVPSAISYTVRQLEEWLAVPLFVRRHRDVELTPAGRLFIDEARGVMKKMLGTRRLCQQVANGWSGQLKVAVDSIVKPQRCRQLVLDFYRQFPEVELLLEYEVYNGVWDALADERTDIVIGATSAVPVSSHFSFRDMGLLNWLCVVSTRHPLAAVEGLLSDDQLRPFASLCMTDTSRNLPKRDTWTLDNQRRLVVPNWASALDCLRDGLCVGMAPAHQVLPWIEKGELVALQLSRPFPASPSCVAWAQSKLSPAMAWLLEYLGDTQTMNQEWLNGPPSEPYTEPLWEGACSR; encoded by the coding sequence ATGTGGTCCGAATATTCTCTGGATGTGGTCGATGCGGTGGCCCGCCACGGCAGCTTCAGTGCCGCTGCCCAGGAACTGCACCGCGTGCCGTCGGCCATCAGCTACACGGTACGTCAGCTTGAGGAATGGCTGGCCGTGCCCTTGTTTGTGCGCAGGCATCGTGACGTAGAGCTGACTCCCGCCGGCCGTCTGTTTATCGACGAGGCCCGCGGCGTGATGAAAAAAATGCTTGGCACCCGCCGCTTGTGCCAACAGGTGGCCAATGGCTGGAGTGGCCAGTTGAAGGTGGCCGTGGACTCCATCGTCAAACCCCAGCGTTGCCGACAACTGGTGCTGGACTTCTATCGGCAGTTTCCCGAAGTGGAACTGCTGCTTGAATACGAGGTGTACAACGGCGTGTGGGATGCACTAGCCGACGAGCGCACCGACATCGTGATCGGCGCCACCAGCGCGGTACCGGTGTCCAGCCACTTTAGCTTCCGCGACATGGGCCTGTTGAACTGGTTGTGCGTGGTCAGTACGCGGCACCCGTTGGCGGCGGTGGAAGGTTTGCTCAGTGATGACCAACTGCGCCCCTTCGCCTCACTGTGCATGACCGACACCTCGCGCAACCTGCCCAAGCGCGACACCTGGACCCTGGATAACCAGCGCCGCCTGGTGGTGCCCAATTGGGCTTCGGCGCTGGATTGCCTGCGCGATGGCCTGTGTGTGGGCATGGCCCCGGCCCATCAGGTGTTGCCGTGGATCGAAAAGGGCGAGTTGGTGGCGCTGCAATTAAGTCGACCGTTCCCGGCCAGCCCATCATGTGTCGCCTGGGCGCAGAGCAAGCTTTCGCCGGCCATGGCGTGGTTGCTGGAGTATCTGGGGGATACACAGACCATGAATCAGGAATGGCTGAATGGCCCACCCTCTGAACCCTACACAGAACCACTGTGGGAGGGGGCTTGCTCCCGATAG
- a CDS encoding nucleobase:cation symporter-2 family protein translates to MTIPKASPQRPEDENLGVAANMAYGLQHVLTMYGGIVAVPLIVGQAAGLSPADIGLLIAASLFAGGLATLLQTLGLPFFGCQLPLVQGVSFAGVATMVAIVGSDGAGGIPAILGAVMAASLIGLLITPVFSRITKFFPPLVTGIVITTIGLTLMPVAARWAMGGNSRAADFGSMSNIGLAALTLVLVLLLSKIGSATISRLSILLAMVIGTVIAVLLGMADFSGVTQGPMFGFPTPFHFGMPTFHVAAIISMCIVVMVTLVETSADILAVGEIIDTKVDSKRLGNGLRADMLSSMFAPIFGSFTQSAFAQNVGLVAVTGVKSRFVVATGGVFLVVLGLLPFMGRVIAAVPTSVLGGAGIVLFGTVAASGIRTLSKVDYRNNMNLIIVATSIGFGMIPIAAPSFYDHFPSWFATIFHSGISSSAIMAILLNLAFNHFTAGNSDQQSVFVAGTERSLCFRDVAALRDGDYYRGGKLFDAEGKEIPLVADTSKKTAKPETTEV, encoded by the coding sequence ATGACTATCCCGAAGGCGTCACCGCAGCGGCCCGAAGACGAGAATCTGGGCGTCGCCGCCAACATGGCTTACGGCCTGCAGCATGTGCTCACCATGTATGGCGGCATCGTCGCCGTACCGTTGATCGTCGGCCAGGCCGCCGGGTTGTCGCCAGCGGATATCGGCCTGTTGATCGCGGCATCGCTGTTTGCCGGTGGCCTGGCCACCTTGTTGCAAACCCTTGGCCTGCCGTTCTTCGGCTGTCAGTTGCCGCTGGTGCAGGGCGTGTCGTTCGCGGGCGTGGCCACCATGGTGGCGATTGTCGGCAGTGACGGTGCGGGAGGGATCCCGGCGATTCTTGGCGCAGTCATGGCCGCTTCGTTGATCGGCCTGTTGATCACCCCGGTGTTCTCGCGAATTACCAAGTTTTTCCCGCCGCTGGTGACCGGCATTGTGATCACCACCATCGGCCTGACCCTGATGCCCGTGGCGGCGCGTTGGGCCATGGGTGGCAATAGCCGTGCGGCGGATTTCGGCAGCATGTCGAATATCGGCCTGGCCGCATTGACCCTGGTGTTGGTGCTGTTGTTGAGCAAAATCGGCAGCGCAACCATCTCGCGCTTGTCGATCCTGCTGGCGATGGTGATTGGCACGGTGATCGCGGTGCTGCTCGGCATGGCTGACTTCTCCGGCGTGACCCAGGGGCCGATGTTCGGCTTCCCCACACCTTTCCATTTCGGCATGCCGACCTTTCATGTGGCAGCGATCATTTCCATGTGCATCGTGGTGATGGTGACCCTGGTGGAAACCTCGGCGGATATCCTGGCGGTGGGTGAGATTATCGACACCAAGGTGGATTCCAAGCGCCTGGGCAATGGCCTGCGTGCGGATATGTTGTCGAGTATGTTTGCACCGATCTTCGGTTCCTTCACCCAAAGCGCGTTCGCCCAGAACGTTGGCCTGGTGGCGGTGACTGGAGTGAAGAGCCGATTTGTGGTGGCTACCGGCGGGGTATTCCTGGTGGTGCTCGGCCTGTTGCCGTTCATGGGCCGGGTGATCGCCGCAGTGCCAACCTCGGTGCTTGGCGGTGCAGGCATTGTGTTGTTTGGCACGGTGGCGGCCAGTGGTATCCGCACGCTGTCCAAGGTGGATTACCGCAACAACATGAACCTGATCATCGTGGCCACGTCCATTGGCTTCGGCATGATCCCAATTGCCGCGCCGAGCTTCTATGATCACTTTCCAAGCTGGTTCGCGACCATCTTCCATTCGGGCATCAGTTCGTCGGCGATCATGGCGATCCTGCTGAACCTGGCCTTCAACCACTTCACCGCGGGTAACTCGGACCAGCAGTCAGTGTTTGTGGCGGGGACTGAGCGCAGTTTGTGCTTCCGCGATGTGGCCGCGTTGCGTGACGGGGATTACTACAGGGGCGGGAAGTTGTTTGATGCAGAGGGCAAGGAGATTCCCCTGGTAGCGGATACCTCAAAGAAAACCGCAAAACCCGAAACTACAGAGGTCTAA
- a CDS encoding HAD family hydrolase → MTIRAVVFDFGGVLFDWSPQHLYRKLIADDAERQWFLDNICTQAWNTEQDAGRTLAEATRILIDQHPDHHTLIQAYYERWHEMLRGELPEGVAMLEALHQANVPLFGLTNWSAETFPYARANYPFLQRFRNIVVSGELKLIKPDPAIYHASLEQVRAHLPDIQPSEVVFIDDVEGNIDAAVALGWQGIHHVSADRTAARLRELGVAF, encoded by the coding sequence ATGACGATTCGTGCAGTAGTTTTTGATTTCGGCGGTGTCCTGTTCGACTGGAGCCCGCAGCACCTGTACCGCAAGCTGATTGCCGACGATGCAGAACGGCAGTGGTTCCTCGACAACATCTGCACCCAGGCCTGGAACACCGAGCAAGATGCTGGTCGTACCCTGGCTGAAGCCACCCGCATCCTGATTGACCAACACCCCGATCACCACACCTTGATCCAGGCTTATTACGAGCGCTGGCACGAGATGCTGCGCGGTGAGTTGCCCGAAGGCGTGGCGATGCTCGAGGCGTTGCACCAAGCCAATGTGCCGTTGTTCGGCCTCACCAACTGGTCGGCTGAAACTTTCCCTTATGCCCGGGCCAATTACCCGTTCCTGCAGCGTTTTCGCAACATCGTCGTGTCCGGCGAATTGAAGTTGATCAAGCCTGACCCGGCGATCTACCACGCCAGCCTTGAGCAGGTTCGTGCCCATCTGCCGGATATCCAGCCGAGTGAAGTGGTGTTTATCGACGATGTCGAAGGCAATATCGACGCGGCTGTCGCCTTGGGCTGGCAGGGTATCCACCATGTGTCGGCCGATCGTACCGCTGCGCGTTTGCGGGAGTTGGGCGTGGCCTTCTAG